The Chryseobacterium glaciei DNA window TATTTAGATAATATCCATCACAAAGATTCCAAAAACTTTTTCCTTATTGCCGGACCTTGTATTATTGAAGGGGAAGACATGGCGTTAAGAATTGCCGAAAAAGTAATTGAATTAACCAATAAATATAACATTCCTTACATTTTCAAAGGAAGCTTCAAAAAAGCCAACAGAAGTAGAGTAGACTCTTTTACGACAATTGGAGAAGAAAAATCTTTGGAAATCCTTAAAAAAGTGGGTGAAACTTTCAATATTCCTACAACGACAGATATTCACGAGAATGAACATGCTGCTTTGGCGGCTCAATATGTTGATGTTCTGCAGATTCCTGCATTTTTGGTACGTCAGACTGACTTATTGATCGCTGCAGCAAAAACGGGAAAATGTGTTTCTTTGAAAAAAGGACAGTTTCTTTCTCCGGAATCTATGAAATTTGCTGTTCAGAAAATTACAGATTCTGATAATCAAAAAGTTGCCATCATTGAAAGAGGGAATTCTTTCGGATATACAGATTTGATCGTGGACTACAGAGGAATTCCTACCATGAGAGAATATGCGCCTGTTATTCTGGATGTTACGCATTCTCTTCAACAACCAAATCAAAGTTCTGGAGTTACGGGAGGGAGACCGGATCTTATCGAAACTGTTGCAAAAGCAGGAATCGCAGTAGGTGCAGACGGAATCTTTATCGAAACTCATCCAACACCGGAAACCGCATTATCAGACGGAGCCAATATGTTGAGACTTGATTTATTAGAAGATCTTTTACAAAAGCTAACCAGAGTTAGAGAAGCGATTCTGTAATTCTTTAAGAAAAATATATTAATACTTATCTAAATTGTTTTCAAAGTTTTGTTTTAATAGGCAAAATTTAGAAAATATTATATAAAGATCATTTTAATAAATGTTAAATAAAGTTTAAATAAGTTAAAATAAAATTTATATATTCACGTTTGAAATTTTAAAACATTTCTTTTGAAAAAACTAGTTTTACCACTGAGCCTTATGGTTCCCATGTTAGTATTCTCTCAAACAAAAAAGAGGGATACAGCAAGAACAACAGATATTGAGGAAATCGTTTTCCAGAAAAAAGTGACCGGAAAAACGAATGACCTTACTGCTGTAAAAATTTCAGCAAAAGATGCTCAGAATGTAGCGAGTATTTCCGGAGGTATAGAAGGTGTTATTAAAACTTTACCTTCCGTAAACTCCAATACAGAGCTTTCTTCACAATATATGGTTCGTGGTGGAAACTATGATGAAAACCTTATTTACATTAATGATATTGAAATTTACAGACCTTTCCTAATTAGGAATTCTCAGCAGGAAGGTTTAAGTATCATTAATCCTGATATGGTTTCTACCGTCAATTTCTCTGCCGGAGGTTTTGAACCGAAATACGGAGATAAAATGTCTTCTGCATTAAATATTTACTACCGTGAACCTGAAAAGTTTGAACTTTCAGGAGAGGCGAGTTTAATTGGAGGAAGATTGACGGCAGGCTTAGCTTCAAAAAATAAAAAATTAACCGCTTTATTTTCAGGAAGATACAGGAATACGAATTTGGTTCTTAATACTTTAAAAGAGGACACCAATTTTAACCCTAGATATTTTGATTTCCAGACGTATCTTAATTATCATATCAATGAAAAGCTCTCACTTTCATTCATAGGGTATTACTCTAAGAATGATTATGAAATGATTCCTAAAGAACAAAGTATCGATTTTGGTTCTTTACAGAGGCCTATCAATCTTAACGTGCAGTATGCAGGTAAAGAAGATGATAAGTATAAAAATATGATGGGGACATTCTCTATGAATTATAAGCCATCAGACAAGTGGAAATTTACCTTAGACGCGTTTTCTTATCAGAATAGAGAAAAAGAATATTACACGATACAATCTGCATATATTCTACAGACTTTTGATCCTGTAACAGGTGATCCAACCACTTCATACGATGCGGGTGGACAGATAGAACATGCCAGAAATGATTTGTTTGTAAGAACGTATGGAGCCCAATTCAGATCCCGTTTTTCACCTAATCCGAATACGGATATTGAGGTTGGATTTAAATATGAAAAAGAAAACCTAAAAGACCTTACCAACGAATGGAAATTGGTAGATTCTGCAGGATACAGCCTTCCACATGAAGCGTTCGTTGACCCAAGAAATCCCGGAAATTTGGAACTGATGTACAATATTTCCGGAAACAATCATATTGAGCCGACGAGAATGTCTGCTTATGCACAATATTCTCAGAAATTTTATTGGGGTTCAAGCAAGGTTTTTTTAAATGCAGGAGCCAGAGTTTCAAATTGGAGTTTCAATAAAGAAACAATTTTTTCTCCAAGAGCTCAGTTTGCCATTAAGCCAGATTGGGATAGTGACATGTTGTTCAAGCTTTCGGGAGGGATTTACTATCAGTCGCCTTTCTATAAGGAAATCAAAGACTTAGATGGTAATTTTAATAGTAATATAAAATCTCAACGTTCAATTCAGGCTATTTTAGCGAATGACTATGAATTTACGATGTATAACAGACCGTTCAAGTTAACGACAGAATTATACTACAAAAAAATGAATAATCTGATTCCTTATTACATGGATAATGTAAGGATTCGTTACTCAGGTCAGAATAATGCTACAGGTTATGCTTACGGAATTGATACAAGATTATTTGGAGAATTTGTTCCGGGAGTAGATTCTTGGTTATCTGCAAGTTATGCCAGAGTATACGAAAATATTGATGGAAAAGGAGATATTCCTAGACCAACAGACCAAAGGTTCAGATTTGCGATGTTCTATCAGGATTATATGCCGGAATTCCCTTCTATGCGTGTGAATTTAACATTAACCTACGCAATGGGATTACCAACAGGTGCACCGGTTCTTACAGATCCATATACCTACCAAAGGACGTTACCTTCTTATAAAAGAGTAGATATCGGACTTTCTAAAGTATTTATTGACAGAAAAGACAACAAGAAAACATACGGATTCTGGGGTAATTTTGAAGAATTAACATTGGGAGTTCAGGTTTTCAATGCCTTTAATATTAGAAATACCGTTGCCAACCAATGGATTACGGATGCGAATACAAATTTAATGTATCCAGTTCCTGTTCGTTTGACAGGTCGTTTCTTCAACATAAAACTTGAATTTAAAATTAAGTAATCAGGTTATAAGAATTAAGGCTTAGGATTTAGGTTAAAATTAAACACAATCATCTGTGAAAATCAGCGTGATCTGTGGGAAAAAGAAAATCTATCACACAATAAATTAAAAATCTTCTGAATAATTTCAGGAGATTTTTTTGTTTCCTGAATTTTATAACAACATCACAGAATTTTATAACAGTCATTCAATACTTATTTCTACCTTTGCTACAGCATATGAAAAAGATTCTTGCCATATTGTTTTCTATTTTCTACTTCGGATTTTCTTCCGGGGCGGTTGTTAGTGTACATTATTGCATGATGGAAATGATTTCTGTAAGTCAGAAAACAGATGATTTATGCAGTAAATGTGGTATAAAGACCAAAAAAGATTGTTGCAAAACGGAGATCAAAGTTGTAAAAGTTGATGATTCTCAGAAATCAGATTTACTAAAAATTGATTTTTTAAAACAGATTTCAGAGATTCCAACTCAGCAGTTTTTCTTTGTAGACAGATTTTTTTCGGCTAGAAAATTTACGCAGATTCAGATCAATGCACCGCCCGAAAATAGGACGGTTCCCATCTTTATAAATCATTGTAATTTTAGAATTTAGAATTCGTCAGTCGTTTGATATTTAAATCATTACGAACGACATGTTATGTCGCAATAGGCGATATTAAATTATTCTTTATTAATTAATTCTAAATTTTAAAACAATGAAAAAATATATCATTACAGCAGTATTCTCTTTATTTTCAATTATTTCTATTTCAGCACAGTCAAAATCTGATGTTCAGGTTTCTAAATTATATCAAAATTACATTACGATAAAAGCCGCACTGGCTTCTGATGATGCCGATAAAACTTCAAAAGCAGCTTCTGAATTCATTAAAATAGCTTCAGCGATCGATTATAAAGTAGTTTCTGAAGGGAATTTAAATGTCCTTAGAAAAGATGCAACAGCGATTTCTGATGCCAGAAGTATTGCAGTGCAAAGAGAGACATTTTCTAATCTTTCAGATAACATGATTGCTTTAGCGAAAGAATTTAAACTTTCAGATAAATCAGTCTTTGTTCAATATTGCCCAATGGCAGACGCAAGCTGGTTGAGCAATGAAAAACAAATCGTAAATCCTTACTACGGAAGCTCTATGCTTACTTGTGGAAGTGTGAAGTCAGAGATAAAATAAATATTGTATTTATCTTTAAAATAATGCGTTGTATAGTTTAAATTAAAAACAACTTGAAGGTTTGATTTAAGCTATACATCTTCAATAAATTCGAAATATTATGAAAAAGCTAATCCTATTTCTGATATTTTTGTTCTCTGTTTTCAATTTCGCACAAACAACCAAAACGTATTATACCTGTCCGATGCATCCGGAAGTAGTTTCTTCAAAACCTGGAGACTGTCCGAAATGCAAAATGACGTTGGTAAAAAAGACGGTTGTTATAAAACCTGCGGTTACTCCAAAACCCGTGGCGAAGCCTATTTTAAATCAAGAAACAAAAGTTGTAGAAACAAAGAAAAAACTTCCTGTAATTAAGGTTAAGGTAAAAGTTGATTCTAAAGTAAATGTAAAATCAAAAATAAAAGAGGTTCAAAAATCAGATAAAAAGGAGACAAAAATCTTATCTAAAC harbors:
- a CDS encoding DUF3347 domain-containing protein: MKKYIITAVFSLFSIISISAQSKSDVQVSKLYQNYITIKAALASDDADKTSKAASEFIKIASAIDYKVVSEGNLNVLRKDATAISDARSIAVQRETFSNLSDNMIALAKEFKLSDKSVFVQYCPMADASWLSNEKQIVNPYYGSSMLTCGSVKSEIK
- a CDS encoding TonB-dependent receptor plug domain-containing protein, translated to MKKLVLPLSLMVPMLVFSQTKKRDTARTTDIEEIVFQKKVTGKTNDLTAVKISAKDAQNVASISGGIEGVIKTLPSVNSNTELSSQYMVRGGNYDENLIYINDIEIYRPFLIRNSQQEGLSIINPDMVSTVNFSAGGFEPKYGDKMSSALNIYYREPEKFELSGEASLIGGRLTAGLASKNKKLTALFSGRYRNTNLVLNTLKEDTNFNPRYFDFQTYLNYHINEKLSLSFIGYYSKNDYEMIPKEQSIDFGSLQRPINLNVQYAGKEDDKYKNMMGTFSMNYKPSDKWKFTLDAFSYQNREKEYYTIQSAYILQTFDPVTGDPTTSYDAGGQIEHARNDLFVRTYGAQFRSRFSPNPNTDIEVGFKYEKENLKDLTNEWKLVDSAGYSLPHEAFVDPRNPGNLELMYNISGNNHIEPTRMSAYAQYSQKFYWGSSKVFLNAGARVSNWSFNKETIFSPRAQFAIKPDWDSDMLFKLSGGIYYQSPFYKEIKDLDGNFNSNIKSQRSIQAILANDYEFTMYNRPFKLTTELYYKKMNNLIPYYMDNVRIRYSGQNNATGYAYGIDTRLFGEFVPGVDSWLSASYARVYENIDGKGDIPRPTDQRFRFAMFYQDYMPEFPSMRVNLTLTYAMGLPTGAPVLTDPYTYQRTLPSYKRVDIGLSKVFIDRKDNKKTYGFWGNFEELTLGVQVFNAFNIRNTVANQWITDANTNLMYPVPVRLTGRFFNIKLEFKIK
- a CDS encoding HYC_CC_PP family protein; translated protein: MKKILAILFSIFYFGFSSGAVVSVHYCMMEMISVSQKTDDLCSKCGIKTKKDCCKTEIKVVKVDDSQKSDLLKIDFLKQISEIPTQQFFFVDRFFSARKFTQIQINAPPENRTVPIFINHCNFRI
- the kdsA gene encoding 3-deoxy-8-phosphooctulonate synthase, with product MIQYLDNIHHKDSKNFFLIAGPCIIEGEDMALRIAEKVIELTNKYNIPYIFKGSFKKANRSRVDSFTTIGEEKSLEILKKVGETFNIPTTTDIHENEHAALAAQYVDVLQIPAFLVRQTDLLIAAAKTGKCVSLKKGQFLSPESMKFAVQKITDSDNQKVAIIERGNSFGYTDLIVDYRGIPTMREYAPVILDVTHSLQQPNQSSGVTGGRPDLIETVAKAGIAVGADGIFIETHPTPETALSDGANMLRLDLLEDLLQKLTRVREAIL